Proteins co-encoded in one Euleptes europaea isolate rEulEur1 chromosome 1, rEulEur1.hap1, whole genome shotgun sequence genomic window:
- the LOC130484342 gene encoding protein BTG1-like, translated as MKTEISTAAGFITRLLRTPGGIGDEELRCFSDSLQEALRDHYKHHWFPLMPSKGSGYRCIRINHKMDPLIGKAAGMIGLSHNRLFQLLPSELTLWIDPFEVSYRIGEDGSICVLYEGPEPAVKNAKALESMSSCKEEWRIGRASPSKNYNMMTVSS; from the exons ATGAAGACGGAGATCTCCACGGCTGCGGGCTTCATCACCCGCCTCCTCCGGACGCCCGGCGGCATCGGCGACGAGGAGCTGCGCTGCTTCAGCGACTCTTTGCAGGAGGCGCTGCGGG ACCATTACAAGCACCACTGGTTCCCCTTGATGCCCTCCAAAGGTTCAGGGTACCGCTGCATTAGGATCAATCACAAGATGGACCCCTTGATAGGAAAGGCAGCAGGCATGATCGGACTAAGCCACAACAGACTCTTCCAGCTCCTGCCCAGCGAACTAACTCTGTGGATAGACCCCTTTGAGGTGTCCTATCGCATCGGGGAAGACGGGTCGATCTGTGTCCTCTACGAAGGCCCTGAGCCAGCAGTGAAGAACGCCAAAGCTCTTGAGAGTATGAGCAGCTGTaaagaggagtggagaattggcAGAGCCAGCCCTTCCAAGAACTACAACATGATGACAGTTTCCAGTTAA
- the ATRIP gene encoding ATR-interacting protein has protein sequence MSVNQLFGNKKRNSSILYGVDQAKITASSSSFQGATKQSTIGNHGDGFPPNKRYKSLVPNEQKEMEDPFGDNDDFTADDLEEIDIIASQAFTQNCSLPTNAVTSEWNAGLSSPLNNTSRPSSYTKQSSVALTTGRKVQFGNSTEETSTRDKFRLETLQAQYEEAKKKLQEMQDEILIKNGEIRILRDSMQQMESTVEEQRKSHILLEEEKEVHLREKEKEFSKKLQSLQSELQFRDAEMNELRTKLLNCERIKCVIPSSSYTSPKKSPSRIVKIEGCTQNEKQEYPTKESFGSELSSKASCSKTLVFAQSPWLNKDSEKPSLDAKIVKQENSYICAQRQGSILITALMKQPIVEGSSLGLCYLLSSHVEAQPGPVLPTSSFSTGCTGIFSSRSTCSEEQEGQEEVLLKLAQKLAVTGLNLIAMDDGSLDESSEVNKRRISHLKRYKIPGAVHLLPLLEHHIGAYCQALQSVLKTGSTPSGNQSAASSRISSRSSTDDFQSNLEEFALTSLGILYYLVFYSWDVVCTLLSHNMKPDHGLGGTDIVGKDKTVACTKQCKGNLQEPNPELDAANDDRPQHPLFKSLLHLLTLCTSVVGCQRHCILNQCLKVLLKLAEKSTVDLLMSFSPLLNIQAQALLRCMSTEAPVFAVHLTVRLLTLLAEHQELAARLCTVSENCLLLALYMYITSRPDKSTSEMLWLQLEQETVRFLTKCMQCCSISLVGRDCQCNPEVVKALIVMVHRQWLTVRRVEGSLFDVRGKQVVQFLRDTVLLLHSLSQKDKLFHDHCLEVLHQYDHVMPGVRAILRKVPNLKACEELALDELYPLETETDDQEMDCS, from the exons ATGTCAGTGAACCAGTTATTTGggaataagaaaagaaacagctcCATATTATATGGCGTGGATCAGGCAAAAATTACTGCTTCATCTTCATCTTTCCAGGGAGCTACAAAGCAAAGTACTATTGGAAACCATGGAGATGGCTTCCCACCAAACAAGCGTTACAAAAGTCTTGTTCCCAACGAGCAGAAAGAAATGGAAGATCCTTTTGGGGACAACGATGACTTTACAGCTGATGACTTGGAGGAAATAGATATTATTGCTTCCCAGGCATTTACGCAAAATTGTTCTTTGCCAACAAATGCTGTGACATCTGAGTGGAATGCCGGGCTATCTTCCCCACTGAATAACACGAGCAGACCCTCCAGTTACACGAAACAATCAAGTGTTGCCCTCACGACTGGCAGAAAAGTCCAATTTG GGAATAGTACAGAGGAAACATCAACCAGAGACAAATTTAGACTTGAAACTCTTCAAGCGCAATATGAGGAAGCGAAAAAAAAG CTGCAAGAAATGCAGGATGAAATCCTTATTAAAAATGGAGAAATCAGAATTTTGCGGGACTCAATGCAGCAGATGGAATCCACAGTGGAGGAGCAGCGGAAATCACACATATTactggaagaggagaaagaggtacatttaagagaaaaagaaaaggaattctCCAAAAAG TTGCAGTCACTACAGTCTGAGCTCCAGTTCAGAGATGCTGAAATGAATGAGCTGAGAACTAAGCTTTTGAACTGCGAAAGAATTAAGTGTGTTATACCTTCCAGTTCATATACCAG tcctaagaagagcccttctcGTATTGTAAAAATTGAAGGATGTACTCAGAATGAAAAGCAAGAGTATCCTACAAAAGAGTCTTTTGGATCTGagctatcctccaaagcatcctgctCAAAAACCCTGGTGTTTGCCCAATCTCCGTGGCTTAACAAAG ACAGCGAGAAGCCTAGCCTTGATGCTAAAATTGTGAAGCAAGAAAATAGTTACATCTGTGCTCAAAGACAAG GTTCCATCTTGATAACTGCATTGATGAAGCAGCCTATTGTTGAGGGGTCATCGCTTGGACTCTGTTATCTTCTTAGCAGCCATGTGGAGGCTCAGCCTGGGCCTGTCCTGCCGACTAGTTCATTCAGCAC AGGATGCACAGGAATCTTCAGCAGTAGGAGTACCTGCTCTGAAGAACAGGAAGGGCAAGAGGAGGTATTGTTGAAGCTTGCTCAAAAACTTGCTGTAACTGGGTTGAATTTGATTGCTATGGATGATGGCTCTTTGGATGAAAGCTCTGAGGTGAACAAGAGGCGAATATCCCATCTTAAGCGTTATAAAATCCCTGGGGCAGTTCACCTGCTTCCCCTCCTGGAACATCACATTGGTGCATACTGTCAAGCCCTTCAGTCAGTGTTGAAGACTGGAAGCACACCTTCTGGAAACCAGTCAGCTGCTTCTTCCAGAATTTCTTCAAGATCAAGCACAGATGATTTTCAGTCTAACCTGGAAGAGTTTGCACTTACGTCTCTGGGCATTCTTTATTACTTGGTATTTTACAGTTGGGATGTTGTTTGTACACTTCTTTCCCATAATATGAAACCAGACCATGGTTTGGGAGGCACAGACATTGTGGGAAAGGACAAAACTGTTGCTTGTACCAAGCAGTGTAAAGGCAATCTTCAAGAGCCCAACCCAGAACTAGATGCTGCTAATGATGACAGACCCCAACATCCTTTGTTTAAAAGCCTGTTGCACCTCTTGACTTTATGTACTTCAGTGGTAGGATGCCAAAGGCATTGCATCCTGAATCAGTGCCTCAAAGTTCTGTTGAAATTAGCTGAAAAGTCAACGGTGGACTTACTAATGAG CTTCTCACCGTTGCTGAATATTCAAGCGCAGGCCCTTCTCCGCTGCATGTCTACCGAAGCTCCTGTGTTTGCTGTCCATTTGACAGTGAGGCTGTTAACTTTGCTTGCCGAACACCAGGAGTTAGCTGCTCGGCTCTGTACCGTTTCAG aaAACTGCCTCCTCTTGGCCCTGTACATGTATATTACTTCACGACCTGATAAATCAACGTCTGAGATGCTTTGGCTTCAGTTGGAACAAGag acTGTTCGCTTCCTGACCAAATGTATGCAGTGCTGCAGTATTTCTCTAGTTGGAAGAGATtgccagtgcaatcctgag GTAGTTAAGGCCCTTATTGTAATGGTACACAGACAGTGGCTGACTGtcagaagggtggaaggaagCTTGTTTGATGTACGTGGAAAGCAAGTTGTTCAGTTTCTACGGGACACTGTTTTGCTCTTGCACAGTCTGTCTCAAAAGGATAAACTGTTCCATGATCATTGCCTGGAAGTCCTTCATCAGTATGATCATGTCATGCCTGGAGTCAGAGCCATCCTTAGAAAAGTTCCAAATTTGAAAGCCTGTGAAG AGCTTGCATTGGATGAACTGTATCCATTGGAGACAGAAACTGATGATCAAGAAATGGATTGCAGCTAA